Sequence from the Stenotrophomonas sp. 364 genome:
TGGCGCGCTCGCGCAGCACCATCAGCACCCACAAGTGGAATGCGCTGGGCAAACTCCAGGTAGGCAGCGAACTGGAGTTCCTGCGGTTGCTGCCGCCGGATTTCCAGTGGCCGGAAACGCCCTGACGAGGCCGCCGGCTCGCCGCATGCCTAACCCTTCTCGATCAGGCTGCGGACCTTGAACAGCTCGGCGTCGGTGCGGATGCCCAGCTTCTGGAACCCGGACTTCTTCTGCGTGCTGATGGTGCTCATCGCACGCGAGAACTTGGCCGATATCTCGCTCGTGGACATGCCCTCCAGCGTGCACCGCAGCACCTCGTACTCGCGCGGGGTCAGCGTCTCCTGGACCTGGCCGGGGACACTGCCGCGCGCCGGGGCACGGTCGCTCAGCTCGGCCAACTGCTGGCGCATGTCCGCCGGGAGGTAGGTCTTGCCGCGGGCGACCTGGCGGATCGCATCGATCAGTTCGTCCGCTCCCTGGCTCTTGGACAGGAAACCGCTCACCCCGGCCTGCAGGGCAAGGGAGACCGTGGCGGGATTGAAATGCGAGGACAGGACCAGCACGGCCGTGCGCGGATACCGCAGCCGAAGGGCCCGCAACAGGTTGATGCCATCCACATCGTGGGGGCCCAGCGAGAAATCGACGATGGCCAGATGCACCGTTTGAGTGGTCGTGGCCAGTGCGTGGATCAGCTCACGCGCGGTGCTGTAGCTGCCGGCGATCTGAAACGCGGGCACACCTTGCAGGCGCCTTTGAATGCCCTCCAGCACGATCGGATGATCGTCCAGTAGCAGGATGCGGATAATGTCGTCGGGCATGACGGCGCGCCTTGGGCAGGAGGGCTGATGCGGGGAACCTACACCAATTTGTGATGTACATCATGCAATGCGGAAGACAGCCCTCACCTGACGCGGGGTCACAGGGGGCACGGGCACAAGAATCTTGCCAGATGCGACATCCCTACCGCTTGACCAGGCGTTCACCGACCGCACCCAGGGTCTGCGCCAGCGCCTGCACCTGTTCCGCGTCCGGCCGTGCACCGGCCTTCCAGCACGACTCGATGCCCAAGGCCTGGGCGGCAAGCGCATCGCAGCCGAGCATCAGTGCCGCACCGCCGAGCCGATGGGCGTGGTGCTGGCCGGCCGCTGCGTCGTCGGCGTGCAGGGCGCGCTCGATGCCCGCCAGGTCTTCGCGCAGCAGTGCCACGTGATCGATAACAGCATCGGCTGCCGGCGCCGAATGCACACCGACCGGCGCATTGGGCGTGACCGGCCACAGCGCCAGGGTGCTGTTGAGTTCCTCCAGGCGCAGCGGTTTGCGCAGCACCCCGTCCATGCCGCTGGCCAGGCACGCCTGTAGATGCTCGGCACCGGTCGAGGCGGAAATGGCAATGATCGGCAGGTGGCTGCCGTGGGACGGCCGGGCGCGGATCCGGCGGGTGGTCTCGTAGCCGTCCATGCCCGGCATGTGGCAATCCATCAGGACCATGTCGAAGTCGGCGCTGTCCAGCGCCCGCAACGCGGCCTCGCCACTGTCCACCAAGGTCGGACGCACGCCCAGTTCCAGCAACTGCTCGCGCACCAGGGCGCGGTTGCCGGGGTGGTCCTCCACCACCAGCACACGCGCGCTGGCCGGCGCGACATCCGTACCTGGCCCGGATGCCGCACCGCCCCCGTCGCCGCCGTCCTGCAACTCCGGTGATCTGGCCATCAGCCCCACTGGCACCGTGAAGGCGACCGTGGTGCCGGTGCCGGGAATGCTCTGCAGGGTGATCGTGCCCCCCATCAGCTCCACCAGCTCCCGGCAGATGGTCAGGCCCAGTCCGGTGCCGCCAAACTCGCGCGTGGTGGATTCATCGGCCTGCGAATAGGCATTGAACAGCCGCGCCTGCTGTTCCGGTGCGATCCCCACGCCCGTGTCGCTGACCTGCACGTGGAGCACGGCACCGTCTTTGCCGCGATCCAGGCGCGCATCGACATTGATGCAGCCGCGGCGGGTGAACTTGACAGCGTTGCCAAGCAGGTTGTTGAGCACCTGCCGCACCCGAGTCGGGTCCAGCACCACCAGTTGGTCGGTGTCCAGCGCCATCGCGAGTTTGATCGACAAGCCCTTGCTTTCCGCCCCGGGGCGCGCCAGGGCCACGGCCAGCGCCAGCAGCCGGGGCAGATCGGTCGGCAATCGCTCCAGGGTGAGCTTGCCGGCATCGAGTTTGGACAGGTCCAGCACGTTGTCGAGCAGATCGACCAGGGCCTCGGCGGCGAACGCAGCGCCCTCGGTGAACCCGCGCTGCCGGGCATCCAGCTGCGTCCGCGCGAGCATCTCGATCGAGCCCACCATCGCATTGATCGGGGTGCGGATTTCATGGCTCATCGTGGCCAGGAAGCGAGCCGTCGCGCGCTCGCTGCGCACCGCGCGGCGGCGTGCCATGCGCGCGTGCCAGGCAAAAATGGACAGCAGGATCATGCCGAGGGTGGCCAGCAGCAGCTCGGTCCGGCGGTAATGGAGGATGGACCAGATCGAGGGCGCGCCGTAGTCGGCCTGCGACAGGTGGCGCTCGTACAGCACATCGCTTTCATGGGCGCTGATCGAATCGAGCGCCTTTTCCAGGATCGAATGCAGGAGCGGCTCGCTGGCGCGCACCCCCATCTGGGCCCGGTAGGGCGGCAGGTTGAGCATGCTGGCCACGCCCAGGCTGCGGCTGTATTTGCGCTGTAGCAGCGGCAACAGCGTGGACTCGGTCCCCACCGAGGCGTCGGCACGGCCGCCCAGCACCGCCTGCAGGCTCTCCTCCGGGCTGCCCACCTCGATCGGGATGACCCCCGGACGCAGATCGGTCAGGGTCTTCTGCACGTCCGGGCCACCACGGATGGCAATGCGCTTGCCACGCAGTGATTCTGCGCCGAACGTGGAATTGGCCTCGCCCTTGGTGACGAAAATCAGCGGACTGGCAAAGTACGCCTGGGTGTAGTGCAGCTGGTGGTTCACCTCGCTGCGCACGGTGGTGGGGCTGGCGTTGGGAAAGAAATCGACCTTGCCGGCAGCGAAGAGATCCTGCGACTGCTGCCAGGTCTCGGTGGGGATCAACTGGAAGCGCAGCCCGGTACGCTTGGAAACAGCATCCAGATAGGCCGCGATCAGGCCGCGATATTCACCATCGACAATATCCTCCAACGGGCTGATATCCGGCGCGCCGGCGTAATAGACCACCGGATGCCGTGCCATCCAGGCCCGCTCTTCGGCGCTGAACTGCGGCACCCCCGCGCGCGCGGGAACCGCTGACGAAAGCGCGCCCAGCACTGCCAGAACGGTGGCCAGGCGCACTCGCCGGGCGTTCTGCGTGGATGGCTGCATGCGTATTACTCCGGCGGGGATCCCAACGTTACTGCCCGGCCCGGCCAGCTGCAATCGATGCGCATTTATCCGCTCGCATACCTGCCCCGCGCCCGTGCGCAGTTTAGAAGTATTTCTAGATCCTTTGCTTCGGGCACCTCCTAGCATTCTCGCCATCGATACCGGCGCTGCTTTCCACCGCGCCAGCCGACTTTCCCAAACGAGGATGATCAACATGAATACCCCTCTCAAGGTTGCACTGATCGCCGCCGCGGTGTCGCTGGCAATGGCCGGCGCAGTCCAGGCCGCCAACGTCGGCCCCGGCCAGACCAAGGTAATCGCCGCCGGCGATGCCACCAACTGGTGGCACGTAAACAATGGCGTGCTGATGGTGGGACCCGGTGCGAAGACCCGCAACGTCTCAACCAGCGACGGTGCGACGATCCGGTTTGACCATGCCGACGCCGAGCTGGACGGTTACTTCGGGATCAGTATTTCCGACGCGAGCACGCTGGAGATGGTGGGGTCGACGGCCTACAACGGCGTCGAGCGCGCGCTGACCCTCGGTGTTGGCTACAGCCCCATCCACGGCTACCGGGGGGGTACCGCCAGCATTATCTCCAGTACGCTCAGCGGCCTGGGCCTGGGCGCAAGCGTCAACAACGGCACGCTGCGCCTTGCCGACACCACCCTGGAAGGCCGGGCCGATCCCACCACCACCGACATGTTCTCCGGCAACGGCCTTTGGCTGGTCTCGGGCGGCAAGGTGGATATCACCGAGGGCAGCCAGGTGGTCGGCGACAATCACGGCATCTGGTCCGAGTTCAACCTGGCCGGCGGCGTGAATCCCACCGGGATGGAGGTGGTGATCGATGCCTCCACCGTGGAAGGCCGTACTGGCGCAGCGATCTTCGTGCCGGACGATGTCAACCACCAGTCCGACCCGAGCGAGGTCAATTTCACCGTGCGCAACGGCGGGCAGCTCAAGGCCGGCAATGGCAACCTGCTCCAGGTGGACGCGACCGACGCCACCGTGGGCCTGCGCCTGGAAAACACCGCCCTTGTGGGCAACATCGTGAGCGCGGCAGGCAGCATCGTGGACGTCGCGCTGGCCGACGGTGCACGCCTGCAGGGCCGCATCCAGGGCGCCACCTCGCTGGCGCTGGCCGATTCGGTGTGGGCGCTCACCGGTGACAGCACGATAGGCGCACTTGCCAATGGCAGCGGCGGCCACATCGTGCTGGGCGATGGCAGTGCGCTGCACACCCTCACGGTGGCAGGCGATTACCACGGCGACGGCGGCGCCATCACCTTCAACACCGTGTTGGCCGGCGACGATGCCGCGTCCGATCGCCTGGTGGTCGGCGGCGACACCAGCGGCCAGACCCAGGTCGTGGTCAACAACCTTGGCGGCCAGGGCGCCCAGACCGTGCAGGGCATCGCCCTGGTCGACGTGGGCGGCGCGTCCAACGGCACGTTCGACCTGGCCGGGCGTGCGGTCGGTGGGCAGTACGAGTACTTCCTGCGCAAGGATGCCGGCAATGGCAACTGGTACCTGCGCTCGGAACTGCCGACCCCGCCCAATCCGTGTGACGCCGATCCGAGCCTGCCCGACTGCACCACGGTCGTGCCCGTGCCGGTGCTCCGTCCCGAAGCAGGTGCCTACCTGGCCAACCTGCAGGCGGGCGGCAGCATGTTCGGTATTGGCTTCCAGGCGCGCAACGCCGGCCGCAGCACCGGCCGCGCCTGGGCGCGGGTGGACGGTGCACGCACCGGCTTCGATGCGGTGGAGCGCCAGCTGGATGTGCATGGCAACCGCCAGTCGCTCAACGTGGGCGTGGATCTGCTGAGGGGCCAGAACGGCAGCGCCGCCGGCGTCATGTTCGCCACCGGCAATGCCAGCAGCACCGCCACCAACGCACTGACCGGTTACTACGCCCGCGGCAAGGTCCGCGGCAACGCGGCCGGTATCTATGCGACTTGGCGTGCCGGCAACGCAGAGGATGCCAATGCCGGCTTCCACCTGGACGGTTCGCTGCAGCGTGCCCGGTTCCGCAACAGCGTGGACGGCCTGGCACTTGCCAGCGAACGCTACGATAGCGGCGCGTGGCAGGGTGCGATCGAGGCCGGTCAGGCCTTCGGCATCCATCGCTCGGCCACCGCGCGCCTCTACCTGGAACCGTACCTGCAGGTCGGCCGTACCCGCTGGGACGATGTGCGCCATACCGAGGCCAACGGCACGGTGGTCACCGCCGGCGACGCAGACGGCACCTTCGGTCGGGTCGGGCTTCGACTGTCGGGCGTGTCCCAGTGGGGCGAGGGCGCGGTCCAGGTGCAGCCCTATGTCAGCGCCAACTGGCTGCACGATGGCACCAACCGCACCGTGCATATGGATGGTCAGGCCATCCAGGCCCGCATTCCGCAGGGTCGCGCGGAATTCAGCGGCGGCGCATCCCTGCGCTTTGGCAACGGCTGGAGCGCGTCGGCCGGCCTCACCCTGCAGCACGCGGCGGGCTACCACCAGACCAGCGCTCAGCTGGGCATGAGCTACACCTGGTAATCCGCGAACCGTCCGCATGCGTTCGACATGCGGTCGTCGGCGGGCCTTCGCCGAGGGACAAGGGTGTCCCACGCTGATTGAAGCAAAACGGCCGGATCGTCGACCCGGCCGTTTTGTGTTCATGAGCCCGGCGCCGCCCAGCTCACACTACCCGCAACGTGGGCTGCCCGGGGCTGGGGCGGGCCGCCCCCCTGGTCGCCTCCACCCGGAACGCCGCCACTGTGTGCAGCAACTGGGTGGCCTGCTCTTCCATGCTGCGCGCGGCGGCGGATGCCTCTTCCACCAGCGCGGCATTCTGCTGCGTGCCTTCGTCGATGTGGTCGACCGCCTGGTGAATCTGCCCGATGCTCTCGCTCTGCTGCTGGGCCACCGCACTGATCTCGCTGATCAACGCACTGACCCGCTTCACGTTGACCACGATCTCGTCCATGGTGCGCCCGGCGCTCTCGACCTGGCCGGTGCCGGCGCCGACCTTCTCCACCGAATCGGCGATCAACTGCTTGATCTCCTTGGCCGCGCCCGCCGAACGCTGCGACAGCGACCGGATCTCCGAGGCAACCACCGCAAAGCCACGGCCATGCTCACCGGCCCGCGCCGCTTCCACCGCCGCGTTGAGCGCCAGGATGTTGGTCTGGAAGGCGATGCCGTCGATGACCGCGATGATGTCCACGATCCGACGCGACGACTCGTTGATCAGCGCCATCGTACACACCACTTCGTGCACGACATGGCCGCCCTGCGCGGCCACGTCCACCGCGCCGCTGGCCAGTTCGCTGGCCTGACGGGCGTTGGTCGCGGTCTGCTGCACGGTGGCGGTCAGACCCTTCATCGAGACCGCGGTTTCTTCCAGCGATGCGGCCTGCTGTTCGGTGCGCACCGACAGGTCGCTGTTGCCTTCGGCAATCTCGCTGGCGCCCACCGCGATGGTGTCGGCAGCGAACTTGATCTGCGCGATGATCGCCGCCATCGCCTCCACCAGTGCATTGATGCCCTCGCACAGCTCGGCGATCGGGCCGTTCTTGTCCTCAGTGGCGATATGCCCGGTGAGGTCGCCACCCTTGGCTGCGGCCACCACCTCGCGGGTCTGGGCCACGGCCTGCTGCATGGCCAGGCTGTCACGCACCTGGGCGGTGATGTCGGTGGCGTACTTGACCACTTTGAACGGGCGGCCGCTCATGTCCAGGATCGGGTTGTACGACGCCTGGATCCACACCTCGCGGCTGCCCTTGCCGAAGCGGCGATACTGGCCTGCGTCATACTCGCCACGGCCCAGCTTTTCCCAGAACTGGCGGTACTCCGCGCTCTGTCGGTAGTCGGGTTCAACGAACATGGCGTGGTGCTGGCCACGCACTTCATCCAGCGTGTACCCGGTGGTGGCCAGGAAGTTGTCGTTGGCCGAGAGGATGCGCCCGTCCAGGCTGAACTCGATCACCGCCTGCGACTTGTTGATGGCCGCCAGCTGGCCGGAGAAATCGGCCGCCTGCTGCATCTGCGCGGTGATGTCTGTGGCGAACTTCACCACCTTGTAGGGACGCCCGTTGCCGTCCAGCACCGGGTTGTAGGACGCCTGGATCCAGATCTCGCGGCCGCCCTTGCCCAGCCGGCGGTACTGGCCGGCGTCGAATTCGCCGCGCCCGAGCCGCGCCCAGAAGTCGCGGTACTCCTGGCTCTGCGCAAGGGCCGGGTCGACGAACATGGCGTGGTGCCGGCCCTGGATTTCATCCAGCCGGTAGCCCAGGGTCTGCAGGAAGTTGTCGTTGGCCTGCAGGATGGTGCCGTCCAGGTCGAACTCGATGACCGCCTGCACCCGGTGCAGGGCAGCCACCTGGGCTTCCAGCTCGCATTGGCGTCGCTGGGTGGCGGCGGTGGCCGACTGGCGTGCCTGGGCGGGCGCGATCACGCTGGCTTTCAGGGCCTGCCACAGTGAAGGGCGGGAAGCGGCGTCGGTACGTCCTTGCACATGCGCGTGCATACCTGAAGTAAGCATCATCGTGATCCTCGGTGCCCGTTGGCGATTGGGATCCGACGGGGAGCAACCCGCCGGCACATCATTGGCTTGGGGACTTGCGCAGACGTCAGCCGTGCATGACGTCGCTCCAGCGGCTAATACAACGGCGGTACTGCGGCGTGCAGACGGCATGTTGCAAAGTCACGCGATCGGGGGCCGCAAAGGGAGCGCAGCCAATGTCCAACCTGGCCCCGCCCTGGTCGCGTTGCCCTAGACGGTATCGACCCGACCCGATGAACCTTTAGCCCTTCCGGAGACTGGCGTGGCCCGGATCCCAGCAGGTTCAACCCTCGCCACCTTCGGTGGTTTCGCCGGTGTCGAGGGGATCCAGGCCCTCCATCTGCGCGGTTTCGACCTGGACGTTGTTCTTGCCCAGCGCCTTGGCCCGGTAGCACTGCGCATCGGCAGCGGCCACCGCGTCGTCCACGCTCATGCTGCCGCCGATCGAGGCGATGCCGATGCTGGCGCCGACGCTGAGCCGTTGCAGGTCCCACGGGATGGTCAGGGTGCGCACGCCGTCCAGCAGGTCGCTGGCGATGCGGCGTGCGCGCTTGAGCGAGCAGCCGGCCAGGATCACCGCGAACTCGTCGCCGCCCAGCCGCGCCACGATGTCCGAATCGCGCACGCCGTGGCGCAGCACGTTGGCCACCGCCCAGAGCATGGCATCGCCGGCGAGGTGGCCATGGCTGTCATTGACCGGCTTGAAGTTGTCCAGGTCGATGAACATCAGCGAGGCCGACTGCCCGGTCCGCGCGACGCGGGTGATGGCCTGCTGCAGATGGGCTTCGAACCCGCGCCGGTTGCTCAGTTCGGTCAATGGGTCGACCTCGGCCAGGTGGCGCGCTTCACGCTGGCGGGCACGCTGCTGGGTCACATCGCGGATCACCCAGACCGCACCGCCCACCTGCCCGTCTTCGGCGCGCAGCCACGCACGGGTAAGGTCCACGGGCAGCAGCTGCGCGCCCACCGAGAGCAGCAGGTCCGAATGCAGGTCCACCGCGTTGCTCTCCGGGTCGAGCAGCACGGCGATGTCCAGCGGCGAGCGCGGCGCGTATTCGGTGGTCAGCTCCATCACGTCCTGGACCTGGCCACCGGCCAGGGGCGAGGCGCCCTCCCCGGCAAGCGCGCGGGTGGCCGCAGCGTTGGCGTATTGGATCAGCCCCTGCAGATCCAGGGTCAGCACCATGTCCGCCACCGCATCCAGGGTGACGCGGGTGCGCTGCTCGGATTCGCGCAGTTGCAGGCTGCTCTGGCGTTGCGCCGTGACGTCCTGGATCTGCGACACGAAATGCAGTGGCTCGCCATGCTCCGAGCGCACCAGCGACACCGACAGCCGGCCCCACACGATGTTGCCGCGCTTGCCTACGTACCGCTTGTCCATGTGGTAGTGGTCGCGCCGCCCGTTGAGCAGGTCGGCCACCAGCGCCAGGTCGGTATTGAGATCGTCCGCGTGGGTCAGGGTCTGGAAGTCGACCGCCAGCAGTTCGGCGCGGGTGTAGCCCAGGATGCCGCACAGCGCTTCGTTGACGTCCAGCCAGCGCCCTTCCAGCGACACCAGCGCCATGCCGAGCGCGGCGGAAGAGAACGCACCGGCGAATTTCTCGGCGGCCAGGTAGGCCTGCTCGCGGACTTCCAGAAGCGGGGTAATGTCCACGGCCATGCCGACGTAGCCGATCCGATGACCGCCGCTGGCATCCAGTGGACTGATCGACAGCCGCACCTGGCGGCGCTCGCCATCCTTGCGCACGTATGTCCACTGGTGCGACCAGGTACCCTCCGCCGCATGCGCGGTGAGCGCCTCGAACACGGTAGGTACGCGCCCGTCG
This genomic interval carries:
- a CDS encoding response regulator transcription factor; its protein translation is MPDDIIRILLLDDHPIVLEGIQRRLQGVPAFQIAGSYSTARELIHALATTTQTVHLAIVDFSLGPHDVDGINLLRALRLRYPRTAVLVLSSHFNPATVSLALQAGVSGFLSKSQGADELIDAIRQVARGKTYLPADMRQQLAELSDRAPARGSVPGQVQETLTPREYEVLRCTLEGMSTSEISAKFSRAMSTISTQKKSGFQKLGIRTDAELFKVRSLIEKG
- a CDS encoding ATP-binding protein, giving the protein MLIILVWESRLARWKAAPVSMARMLGGARSKGSRNTSKLRTGAGQVCERINAHRLQLAGPGSNVGIPAGVIRMQPSTQNARRVRLATVLAVLGALSSAVPARAGVPQFSAEERAWMARHPVVYYAGAPDISPLEDIVDGEYRGLIAAYLDAVSKRTGLRFQLIPTETWQQSQDLFAAGKVDFFPNASPTTVRSEVNHQLHYTQAYFASPLIFVTKGEANSTFGAESLRGKRIAIRGGPDVQKTLTDLRPGVIPIEVGSPEESLQAVLGGRADASVGTESTLLPLLQRKYSRSLGVASMLNLPPYRAQMGVRASEPLLHSILEKALDSISAHESDVLYERHLSQADYGAPSIWSILHYRRTELLLATLGMILLSIFAWHARMARRRAVRSERATARFLATMSHEIRTPINAMVGSIEMLARTQLDARQRGFTEGAAFAAEALVDLLDNVLDLSKLDAGKLTLERLPTDLPRLLALAVALARPGAESKGLSIKLAMALDTDQLVVLDPTRVRQVLNNLLGNAVKFTRRGCINVDARLDRGKDGAVLHVQVSDTGVGIAPEQQARLFNAYSQADESTTREFGGTGLGLTICRELVELMGGTITLQSIPGTGTTVAFTVPVGLMARSPELQDGGDGGGAASGPGTDVAPASARVLVVEDHPGNRALVREQLLELGVRPTLVDSGEAALRALDSADFDMVLMDCHMPGMDGYETTRRIRARPSHGSHLPIIAISASTGAEHLQACLASGMDGVLRKPLRLEELNSTLALWPVTPNAPVGVHSAPAADAVIDHVALLREDLAGIERALHADDAAAGQHHAHRLGGAALMLGCDALAAQALGIESCWKAGARPDAEQVQALAQTLGAVGERLVKR
- a CDS encoding autotransporter outer membrane beta-barrel domain-containing protein, encoding MNTPLKVALIAAAVSLAMAGAVQAANVGPGQTKVIAAGDATNWWHVNNGVLMVGPGAKTRNVSTSDGATIRFDHADAELDGYFGISISDASTLEMVGSTAYNGVERALTLGVGYSPIHGYRGGTASIISSTLSGLGLGASVNNGTLRLADTTLEGRADPTTTDMFSGNGLWLVSGGKVDITEGSQVVGDNHGIWSEFNLAGGVNPTGMEVVIDASTVEGRTGAAIFVPDDVNHQSDPSEVNFTVRNGGQLKAGNGNLLQVDATDATVGLRLENTALVGNIVSAAGSIVDVALADGARLQGRIQGATSLALADSVWALTGDSTIGALANGSGGHIVLGDGSALHTLTVAGDYHGDGGAITFNTVLAGDDAASDRLVVGGDTSGQTQVVVNNLGGQGAQTVQGIALVDVGGASNGTFDLAGRAVGGQYEYFLRKDAGNGNWYLRSELPTPPNPCDADPSLPDCTTVVPVPVLRPEAGAYLANLQAGGSMFGIGFQARNAGRSTGRAWARVDGARTGFDAVERQLDVHGNRQSLNVGVDLLRGQNGSAAGVMFATGNASSTATNALTGYYARGKVRGNAAGIYATWRAGNAEDANAGFHLDGSLQRARFRNSVDGLALASERYDSGAWQGAIEAGQAFGIHRSATARLYLEPYLQVGRTRWDDVRHTEANGTVVTAGDADGTFGRVGLRLSGVSQWGEGAVQVQPYVSANWLHDGTNRTVHMDGQAIQARIPQGRAEFSGGASLRFGNGWSASAGLTLQHAAGYHQTSAQLGMSYTW
- a CDS encoding methyl-accepting chemotaxis protein, with the translated sequence MHAHVQGRTDAASRPSLWQALKASVIAPAQARQSATAATQRRQCELEAQVAALHRVQAVIEFDLDGTILQANDNFLQTLGYRLDEIQGRHHAMFVDPALAQSQEYRDFWARLGRGEFDAGQYRRLGKGGREIWIQASYNPVLDGNGRPYKVVKFATDITAQMQQAADFSGQLAAINKSQAVIEFSLDGRILSANDNFLATTGYTLDEVRGQHHAMFVEPDYRQSAEYRQFWEKLGRGEYDAGQYRRFGKGSREVWIQASYNPILDMSGRPFKVVKYATDITAQVRDSLAMQQAVAQTREVVAAAKGGDLTGHIATEDKNGPIAELCEGINALVEAMAAIIAQIKFAADTIAVGASEIAEGNSDLSVRTEQQAASLEETAVSMKGLTATVQQTATNARQASELASGAVDVAAQGGHVVHEVVCTMALINESSRRIVDIIAVIDGIAFQTNILALNAAVEAARAGEHGRGFAVVASEIRSLSQRSAGAAKEIKQLIADSVEKVGAGTGQVESAGRTMDEIVVNVKRVSALISEISAVAQQQSESIGQIHQAVDHIDEGTQQNAALVEEASAAARSMEEQATQLLHTVAAFRVEATRGAARPSPGQPTLRVV
- a CDS encoding PAS domain S-box protein; this encodes MSHDPAGTAHAADAALRDITERHRRLQMIIDGTGAGTWEWNVQDGRMWVNERWAQIVGYTRDELAPITPDTFFRLVHPDDLAQSNTLLREHLEGRSPHYDSLCRMRHKDGHWIWVQDRGRVHEWDAQGRPIWMAGAHADVTDLQNARQDAANMRQRLQAVVDASDEVAVIATDIDGVVNLFNSGAQKLLGYTPDEVIGRVTPGLFHDPDEMMEYLRPQADADGRVPTVFEALTAHAAEGTWSHQWTYVRKDGERRQVRLSISPLDASGGHRIGYVGMAVDITPLLEVREQAYLAAEKFAGAFSSAALGMALVSLEGRWLDVNEALCGILGYTRAELLAVDFQTLTHADDLNTDLALVADLLNGRRDHYHMDKRYVGKRGNIVWGRLSVSLVRSEHGEPLHFVSQIQDVTAQRQSSLQLRESEQRTRVTLDAVADMVLTLDLQGLIQYANAAATRALAGEGASPLAGGQVQDVMELTTEYAPRSPLDIAVLLDPESNAVDLHSDLLLSVGAQLLPVDLTRAWLRAEDGQVGGAVWVIRDVTQQRARQREARHLAEVDPLTELSNRRGFEAHLQQAITRVARTGQSASLMFIDLDNFKPVNDSHGHLAGDAMLWAVANVLRHGVRDSDIVARLGGDEFAVILAGCSLKRARRIASDLLDGVRTLTIPWDLQRLSVGASIGIASIGGSMSVDDAVAAADAQCYRAKALGKNNVQVETAQMEGLDPLDTGETTEGGEG